In the genome of Dermacentor silvarum isolate Dsil-2018 chromosome 1, BIME_Dsil_1.4, whole genome shotgun sequence, one region contains:
- the LOC119444391 gene encoding neprilysin, with amino-acid sequence MAVACLVMVLVITALVAYIRSALHPWHQERDDGMCRNTQCRGYAQLFLVNVNWTVNPCSDFEAYVCSKWKLSSDPYAYGSALGTYAIQEWFNVFHTMIVEGPQRFAAARKAQAMFDVCLINSSDNGSSAALLRQFMLDRKIPWPDDPLLNASPLGVLVDLAYNWRLNMWFRLKVRRTPKKALHTLLITTSNSAPLWSAYKEVAIRAEGIVSYWNRFHDTFAMHQPRRSEQEIERIENVEQNVLAELQQVIDKDVAEPGEFSLNDIANITTNIASQRWIEELSANARVEGGYGLSDRIVTNDVALLEAVDKLFSKYDRRSLLLHISWFFIQAFAPLEDRNLLPMSSDGTWPSMVRRRRLCSTRVEMSYQLLVRSLVALTIFTAQSRKAISGYLGFVTQLARNKMSALPWFADESFRRAASSKLQSSTVVLWPPKDLLTDEGLTAMYANFSSNEVSLVEHWVNDMKAARALRRQPKYDEVQDYPLSFMQPLFQYDYIMNRVLISAAALRMPAYSGQGTKSMLYGGLGFSYALQLVKALDPAGLRVDADGNVNSWAPKEWSEAIANRSALCHGSSSDKSLFPEVPALELAYAAYEMAPGDTPYPGRVTMAFNEDQVFFITVCLSLCNLSPTFGSMRGDCNKAVANFAKFARAFKCAPRDPMNPVTRCSFFN; translated from the coding sequence ATGGCCGTGGCATGCTTGGTAATGGTGCTGGTGATCACGGCGCTGGTGGCCTACATTCGATCGGCGCTTCATCCGTGGCACCAGGAGCGGGACGACGGCATGTGTCGAAACACCCAGTGCCGTGGCTATGCGCAACTCTTTTTGGTGAACGTCAACTGGACGGTCAATCCGTGCAGCGACTTCGAGGCGTACGTCTGCTCCAAGTGGAAGCTGTCGAGCGACCCTTATGCATACGGCTCGGCCCTGGGCACGTACGCTATCCAGGAGTGGTTTAACGTCTTCCACACAATGATCGTCGAAGGCCCCCAACGTTTTGCGGCCGCAAGGAAGGCGCAGGCAATGTTCGATGTCTGTCTTATCAACAGCAGCGATAACGGGTCTTCGGCGGCGTTGTTGAGGCAGTTCATGCTCGACAGAAAGATACCGTGGCCGGACGATCCACTCCTTAATGCCAGTCCACTGGGCGTCCTCGTGGACCTTGCATACAACTGGCGACTCAATATGTGGTTTCGTCTGAAAGTGCGGAGGACGCCTAAAAAAGCACTGCATACTTTGTTAATCACGACGAGCAACTCTGCTCCGCTGTGGTCCGCCTATAAGGAAGTGGCCATCAGAGCGGAGGGCATTGTCTCCTACTGGAATAGGTTCCACGACACTTTCGCGATGCACCAGCCCCGACGTAGTGAGCAAGAAATTGAGAGAATTGAGAATGTCGAGCAGAACGTGCTTGCCGAGCTTCAGCAAGTGATTGATAAAGATGTAGCTGAACCTGGTGAGTTCTCGCTAAATGACATAGCCAATATTACGACTAATATAGCGTCGCAGCGATGGATAGAAGAGCTGAGCGCGAACGCAAGGGTGGAAGGTGGTTACGGTCTGTCAGATCGCATCGTTACAAACGACGTGGCCCTCCTGGAGGCAGTGGACAAGCTATTTTCCAAGTACGACAGGCGTTCTCTGTTACTGCACATTTCCTGGTTTTTCATTCAAGCCTTTGCTCCGCTTGAAGATCGCAACCTTCTGCCGATGAGCTCGGATGGTACTTGGCCTTCCATGGTGAGGCGTCGCAGGCTGTGCTCCACGCGAGTTGAAATGTCGTACCAGCTGCTAGTCAGATCACTTGTAGCTCTTACAATATTTACGGCTCAGTCCAGAAAGGCAATCAGTGGCTATCTTGGCTTTGTGACGCAATTGGCGCGTAACAAAATGTCCGCCCTTCCCTGGTTTGCTGATGAATCGTTCAGGCGCGCCGCATCGTCAAAGCTTCAGAGCAGCACAGTTGTCCTCTGGCCACCTAAAGACTTGCTAACCGACGAAGGCCTGACCGCCATGTACGCCAATTTCTCGTCCAACGAGGTGTCCCTGGTCGAGCACTGGGTGAATGACATGAAAGCCGCACGTGCCCTGCGGAGGCAACCAAAATACGACGAGGTACAGGATTACCCGCTAAGCTTTATGCAGCCGCTTTTTCAGTACGACTATATCATGAACAGAGTGCTCATATCGGCGGCCGCTCTGCGCATGCCAGCGTACTCGGGGCAGGGCACAAAATCAATGCTTTATGGCGGGCTGGGTTTCTCGTACGCTTTACAGCTAGTGAAGGCTTTAGACCCAGCAGGTCTCCGAGTGGACGCTGACGGCAATGTCAACTCGTGGGCTCCGAAGGAGTGGAGTGAAGCGATCGCCAACAGGTCGGCCTTGTGCCACGGGTCGTCTTCAGACAAGAGTCTCTTTCCGGAAGTTCCGGCACTAGAACTGGCATACGCCGCTTACGAGATGGCGCCCGGTGATACGCCGTATCCCGGCCGCGTAACCATGGCCTTTAACGAGGACCAAGTGTTCTTCATCACTGTTTGCCTCAGTCTCTGCAACCTGTCGCCAACCTTCGGCTCGATGAGGGGTGACTGCAACAAGGCCGTCGCGAACTTCGCCAAATTCGCCCGGGCCTTCAAATGTGCTCCCCGGGATCCAATGAACCCGGTGACAAGGTGCTCTTTCTTCAACTAG